Proteins co-encoded in one Ponticoccus alexandrii genomic window:
- a CDS encoding MOSC domain-containing protein, whose amino-acid sequence MTGTLDQIWRFPIKSHGRESVASALLEPGQTLPWDRLWAVAHDATDADGSQWVGCRNFSIGSKAPALAAITARTDEAAGTVTLSHPDREDLTLNPDTECQRLIDWAGGFIPANRAQSVRVVRGQRRGFTDSDFPSVTLGNLSSHRAVEQRIGHPLSIHRWRCNLWVDGLAPWEEFDWQDRDIRVGDAVLRVRERTDRCLATHNNPETGARDANVLSALDTWGHRDFTVRAEVIEGGRIAPGDPVERL is encoded by the coding sequence ATGACCGGCACGCTGGATCAGATCTGGCGCTTCCCCATCAAGAGCCACGGACGCGAGTCCGTGGCTTCTGCCTTGCTGGAACCGGGCCAGACCCTGCCGTGGGACCGGCTGTGGGCGGTGGCGCACGACGCGACGGATGCCGACGGCTCGCAGTGGGTCGGCTGCCGGAACTTCTCGATCGGCTCCAAGGCTCCGGCGCTTGCGGCGATCACCGCCCGAACCGACGAGGCGGCGGGCACCGTCACCCTGTCGCACCCCGACCGCGAGGATCTGACCCTGAACCCCGACACCGAGTGCCAAAGGCTAATCGACTGGGCGGGCGGCTTCATCCCAGCCAACCGCGCGCAATCGGTCCGTGTCGTGCGCGGACAGCGGCGCGGCTTCACCGACAGCGACTTCCCCTCGGTCACGCTGGGCAACCTGTCGTCGCACCGCGCGGTGGAGCAGCGGATCGGACACCCGCTGTCCATCCATCGATGGCGCTGCAACCTGTGGGTCGATGGTCTGGCCCCATGGGAAGAATTCGACTGGCAGGACCGCGATATCCGCGTGGGCGACGCCGTCCTGCGGGTGCGCGAGCGCACCGACCGCTGCCTTGCCACCCACAACAACCCCGAAACCGGGGCGCGCGATGCAAACGTGCTGTCCGCGCTCGACACCTGGGGGCACCGCGACTTCACCGTCCGGGCCGAGGTGATCGAGGGCGGGCGCATCGCCCCCGGCGACCCCGTGGAGCGCCTGTAA
- the yihA gene encoding ribosome biogenesis GTP-binding protein YihA/YsxC, producing the protein MQLPFPLAEEPEEAEREAARKLFAGEVDFLKGVVAMDGLPPDDRAEVCFAGRSNVGKSSLINALTGRKGIARASNTPGRTQEINYFTLGDERFLVDLPGYGFANAPVAVVAKWQALLKAYLAGRVGLRRAFVLIDMRHGIKAVDEEILTLLDKSAVTFQVVLTKADKVHARDREKVLAQVREKLAKHPAAYPELVLTSSEKGEGLATLRAIIAGLT; encoded by the coding sequence ATGCAACTGCCCTTCCCCCTTGCCGAAGAACCCGAAGAGGCCGAGCGCGAAGCCGCCCGCAAGCTCTTTGCCGGAGAGGTCGATTTCCTCAAGGGCGTCGTCGCCATGGACGGCCTCCCCCCCGACGACCGGGCCGAGGTCTGCTTTGCCGGCCGCTCGAATGTCGGGAAATCCAGCCTGATCAACGCGCTGACCGGGCGAAAGGGAATCGCGCGCGCGTCCAACACGCCGGGCCGCACGCAGGAAATCAACTATTTCACGCTGGGTGACGAGCGCTTTCTGGTCGACCTGCCGGGCTATGGTTTTGCCAATGCGCCGGTCGCCGTGGTGGCCAAGTGGCAGGCGCTGCTGAAGGCCTATCTGGCGGGCCGGGTCGGCCTGCGCCGCGCCTTTGTGCTGATCGACATGCGCCACGGCATCAAGGCGGTGGACGAGGAAATCCTGACCCTGCTCGACAAGTCCGCCGTGACCTTCCAGGTTGTGCTGACCAAGGCCGACAAGGTCCATGCCCGCGACCGCGAGAAGGTGCTGGCGCAGGTCCGCGAGAAGCTGGCCAAACACCCGGCCGCCTACCCGGAACTGGTGCTGACGAGTTCGGAGAAGGGCGAAGGGCTTGCGACCCTGCGGGCCATCATTGCCGGGCTGACCTGA
- the argB gene encoding acetylglutamate kinase, with protein MNKDWKATARTLSEALPYLQRYSGAVVVVKFGGNAMGDADAMAEFARDIVLMRQVGVNPVVVHGGGPMINEMLGKLGIESEFVRGKRVTDQATVEVVEMVLTGLVNKRIVQAIMDEGGRAVGLSGKDDDLMVCEADDPELGFVGRPIEMNVQVLRDLFAAGIIPVVAPVATGMDPLETFNVNGDTAAGAIAGALKADRLLLLTDVAGVKDGSGEVVTELVPDDIRKLTAEGVIAGGMIPKTETALKALEEGVRAVVIVDGRVSNACLLELFTEHGSGSMIRQPDLPSLTSRRDAD; from the coding sequence ATGAACAAAGACTGGAAAGCCACCGCGAGGACGCTGTCAGAGGCCCTGCCCTACCTGCAACGCTACTCGGGTGCCGTGGTGGTGGTGAAATTCGGCGGCAACGCCATGGGCGACGCCGATGCCATGGCAGAGTTCGCCCGCGACATCGTGCTGATGCGGCAGGTCGGCGTGAACCCGGTGGTGGTGCACGGTGGCGGGCCGATGATCAACGAGATGCTGGGAAAACTGGGCATCGAATCGGAATTCGTGCGCGGCAAGCGCGTGACCGATCAGGCCACCGTCGAGGTGGTCGAGATGGTGCTGACCGGCCTCGTGAACAAGCGCATCGTGCAGGCGATCATGGACGAGGGCGGGCGCGCCGTGGGCCTGTCCGGCAAGGACGACGACCTGATGGTCTGCGAGGCCGACGACCCGGAATTGGGCTTCGTCGGGCGGCCCATCGAAATGAACGTGCAGGTGTTGCGTGACCTCTTCGCCGCGGGAATCATCCCCGTGGTGGCCCCGGTGGCCACCGGCATGGACCCGCTGGAGACCTTCAACGTCAACGGCGACACGGCGGCGGGCGCCATCGCGGGTGCGCTGAAGGCGGACCGGCTGCTGCTGCTGACCGACGTGGCGGGCGTGAAGGACGGCAGCGGCGAGGTGGTGACCGAGCTGGTGCCCGACGACATCCGCAAGCTGACCGCCGAGGGCGTGATCGCGGGCGGTATGATCCCCAAGACCGAAACCGCCCTGAAGGCGCTGGAGGAAGGCGTGCGGGCCGTGGTCATCGTCGATGGCCGCGTGTCGAACGCCTGCCTGCTGGAGTTGTTCACGGAACATGGCTCTGGCTCGATGATCCGCCAGCCGGACCTGCCTTCGCTGACCTCGCGGCGTGACGCTGACTGA
- a CDS encoding SixA phosphatase family protein yields MKRLILMRHAKSDWKTGQEDHDRPLNARGRRAATVLGDWLRQNGQLPDAVLSSSAMRTRETLDRLEIKAQATFDPTLYLADSSVLETVLKRATGERVLMLGHNPGIGDFAAELMERPVDHPRFQAYPTGATLIADFDIDHWRDLHLGTGRLVDFIVPRDLTD; encoded by the coding sequence ATGAAACGCCTGATCCTGATGCGCCATGCCAAGTCCGACTGGAAGACCGGACAAGAGGACCACGACCGCCCGCTGAACGCGCGGGGCCGTCGCGCCGCCACCGTGCTTGGCGACTGGCTGCGCCAGAACGGCCAGCTGCCCGACGCGGTGCTGTCGTCCTCGGCCATGCGCACGCGGGAAACGCTGGACCGGCTGGAAATCAAGGCGCAGGCCACCTTCGACCCGACGCTGTATCTGGCCGACTCCTCGGTTCTGGAAACCGTGCTGAAACGCGCAACCGGCGAGCGCGTGCTGATGCTTGGCCACAACCCCGGCATCGGGGATTTCGCCGCCGAACTGATGGAACGCCCGGTCGATCACCCGCGCTTTCAGGCCTATCCGACCGGCGCGACGCTGATAGCGGATTTCGATATCGACCACTGGCGAGATCTGCATCTGGGCACAGGGCGGCTTGTCGATTTCATCGTGCCCCGGGATCTGACGGACTAA
- a CDS encoding amino acid ABC transporter substrate-binding protein, whose protein sequence is MLKTPAFLALFLAAQAAGAATLDEVKSRETLNCGVNAGLAGFASRDDAGNWTGFDIGFCRAIAAAVLGDPQAVTFVETTPRSRFTLLNGGDVDVLSRNTTWSFATDVEFQVNFAGIVYYDGQGFMVPKSLGVSSATELAGKSVCVHSETTSALNMREYFTRLDMRVEPIAVETAAEAQALYLSGECDVYTSDASQLAAIRATFETPGDHVLLQDIISKEPLGPVVRHGDDRWADIVRWVLNALISAEELGVTSANIDELMQGTNNPEIDRLLGTTGRLGDMLGLDADWAARAIKAGGNYGELFAKHIGEKTPIGLSRGLNLQWTEGGLLYSPPFR, encoded by the coding sequence ATGCTGAAGACCCCTGCTTTCCTCGCCCTTTTTCTGGCCGCCCAGGCGGCAGGAGCCGCGACCCTTGACGAGGTCAAGTCGCGCGAGACGCTGAACTGTGGCGTGAACGCCGGTCTGGCCGGCTTCGCCTCTCGGGACGACGCGGGCAACTGGACCGGCTTCGACATCGGTTTCTGCCGTGCCATCGCGGCGGCGGTGCTGGGCGATCCGCAGGCCGTCACCTTCGTGGAAACCACCCCGCGGTCGCGCTTTACGCTGCTGAACGGCGGCGACGTCGACGTGTTGTCGCGCAACACCACCTGGAGCTTTGCCACCGACGTCGAGTTTCAGGTGAATTTCGCCGGGATCGTCTACTATGACGGGCAGGGCTTCATGGTGCCGAAGTCGCTGGGCGTCAGCTCTGCCACCGAACTGGCGGGCAAGTCGGTTTGCGTGCATTCCGAGACCACCTCGGCCCTGAACATGCGCGAGTATTTCACCCGCCTCGACATGCGCGTGGAGCCGATTGCGGTGGAGACCGCCGCAGAGGCGCAGGCCCTGTACCTCAGCGGGGAATGCGACGTCTATACCTCGGACGCCTCGCAACTGGCCGCGATTCGCGCCACCTTCGAGACACCCGGCGACCATGTGTTGTTGCAGGACATCATCTCGAAAGAGCCATTGGGGCCGGTGGTCCGCCACGGTGACGACCGCTGGGCCGATATCGTGCGCTGGGTGTTGAACGCGCTGATCTCGGCAGAGGAGCTGGGCGTGACCTCGGCCAATATCGACGAGTTGATGCAGGGCACCAACAACCCCGAGATCGACCGCCTGCTGGGCACCACCGGGCGGCTGGGCGACATGCTGGGGCTGGATGCCGACTGGGCCGCGCGGGCGATCAAGGCGGGCGGCAACTACGGCGAGCTTTTCGCCAAGCATATCGGCGAGAAGACCCCGATCGGCCTGTCGCGCGGGCTGAACCTGCAATGGACGGAAGGCGGGTTGCTGTATTCCCCGCCGTTCCGCTAA
- a CDS encoding ATP12 family chaperone protein, whose translation MSEWAPKRFWKEADVRPEGESWTVTLDGRGIKTPAKAALAVPTEALARAIAEEWQAQDEKIDPGTMPFTRMANSALDKVLPQRAAVAEMLAAYGDSDLLCYRAEAPDELVARQAAHWDPLLVWTHEMFGARLAPRVGVMHAAQDAAALDRLAREVHAQPPFALAAFHDLVAISGSLVLALAVIHGARSPAEAWDLSRLDESWQEEQWGVDEEAAEVAGLKRAEFLHAAHFHALSTA comes from the coding sequence ATGAGCGAATGGGCCCCGAAACGCTTCTGGAAAGAAGCAGACGTGAGACCCGAGGGTGAGAGCTGGACCGTCACGCTTGACGGTCGCGGCATCAAGACCCCGGCGAAGGCCGCGCTTGCGGTCCCGACAGAGGCGCTGGCCCGCGCCATCGCGGAAGAATGGCAGGCGCAGGACGAAAAGATCGACCCGGGCACCATGCCCTTCACGCGCATGGCCAATTCGGCGCTCGACAAGGTGCTGCCGCAGCGCGCTGCCGTGGCCGAGATGCTGGCGGCCTACGGCGACAGCGATCTGCTGTGCTACCGGGCCGAGGCGCCGGACGAACTGGTGGCCCGACAGGCCGCGCACTGGGATCCGCTGCTTGTCTGGACCCATGAGATGTTCGGCGCCCGCCTTGCCCCCCGGGTCGGGGTCATGCACGCGGCGCAGGACGCCGCTGCGCTGGACCGGCTTGCGCGCGAGGTGCACGCCCAACCGCCCTTTGCCCTTGCGGCCTTTCACGATCTCGTGGCGATCTCGGGGTCCTTGGTGCTGGCGCTGGCGGTGATCCACGGCGCCCGCAGCCCGGCCGAGGCCTGGGATCTCTCGCGCCTTGACGAGAGCTGGCAGGAAGAGCAGTGGGGCGTGGATGAAGAGGCCGCCGAGGTTGCCGGCCTGAAGCGCGCCGAATTCCTGCATGCGGCGCATTTTCACGCGCTCTCAACGGCTTGA
- a CDS encoding HAD-IA family hydrolase, whose protein sequence is MTLKLVIFDVDGTLVDSQADILASMGAAFASEGLARPSREAVLGIVGLSLPVAIARLRPDDADPAETARMVEAYKDAYLGLRVAGGPEASPLFPGIPALLDRLSERDDLLLGIATGKSRRGLTALLDGHGLTNRFVTTQVADDHPSKPHPSMIFTALMEAGVEATDAVMIGDTSYDMDMARAAGVRAIGVTWGYHRPEALTAASALVADSEALGCAIDAFAGATA, encoded by the coding sequence ATGACGCTGAAGCTGGTGATCTTCGATGTCGACGGCACGCTGGTCGACAGCCAGGCGGATATTCTGGCCTCGATGGGGGCGGCCTTCGCCTCTGAAGGGTTGGCGCGGCCCTCGCGCGAGGCGGTGCTTGGCATCGTCGGGCTGTCTTTGCCCGTGGCCATCGCCCGCTTGCGGCCAGACGATGCCGATCCGGCGGAAACCGCCCGCATGGTCGAGGCCTACAAGGACGCCTACCTTGGCCTGCGTGTCGCGGGCGGCCCCGAGGCCTCTCCGCTGTTTCCCGGTATCCCGGCGCTGCTGGACCGGCTGTCAGAGCGCGACGACCTGCTTCTGGGCATCGCGACGGGCAAGTCGCGGCGCGGGCTGACGGCGCTTCTGGACGGGCACGGGCTGACGAACCGCTTCGTGACGACGCAGGTGGCGGACGATCATCCGTCCAAGCCCCACCCGTCGATGATCTTCACTGCGCTGATGGAGGCGGGGGTCGAGGCCACCGATGCCGTCATGATCGGCGACACCAGCTACGACATGGACATGGCGCGCGCCGCCGGGGTTCGCGCCATCGGCGTGACGTGGGGGTATCACCGGCCCGAGGCGCTGACGGCGGCAAGTGCCCTTGTCGCCGACTCCGAGGCCCTGGGCTGCGCCATCGACGCCTTTGCAGGAGCCACGGCATGA
- a CDS encoding RluA family pseudouridine synthase has product MSRVQTVTVGPGDGDQRLDRWLKRLFPQLAQGRIEKMCRKGEIRVDGARAKASTRLEIGQQVRIPPLPEPGQVAAQAKPKPSVNDTDAQMMREAVLWKDDHVIALNKPPGLATQGGSGQTRHVDGLSEALTFGMDEKPRLVHRLDKDTSGVLLLARTRAVAKGLTEAIRHRETRKIYWALVAGVPTPYLGEIKYGLVKAPGHGRGGEGEKMRAIHPAEIETTPGAKRAHTLYATLYRVASRAAWVAMEPVTGRTHQLRAHMAEIGHPIIGDGKYGGSGQENLGDGWGAQLGGVISRKLHLHARTMAFLHPVTRKPVTIHAPLPQHMADSWQTLGWEEDYADEDPFEKLR; this is encoded by the coding sequence ATGAGCCGCGTACAGACCGTGACCGTGGGGCCGGGCGACGGCGACCAACGCCTCGACCGCTGGCTCAAGCGCCTCTTCCCGCAACTGGCGCAGGGGCGCATCGAAAAGATGTGCCGCAAGGGCGAGATTCGCGTGGACGGCGCCCGGGCCAAGGCCTCGACCCGGCTGGAGATCGGCCAGCAGGTGCGCATCCCGCCGCTGCCCGAACCGGGGCAGGTGGCCGCGCAGGCCAAGCCCAAGCCCTCGGTCAACGACACCGATGCCCAGATGATGCGGGAGGCCGTCCTGTGGAAGGACGACCACGTCATCGCCCTGAATAAGCCGCCGGGCCTCGCCACGCAGGGCGGTAGCGGCCAGACGCGCCATGTCGACGGCCTGTCCGAGGCGCTGACCTTCGGCATGGACGAGAAGCCCCGCCTCGTGCACCGCCTCGACAAGGACACCTCGGGCGTGTTGCTGCTGGCCCGTACCCGCGCCGTGGCCAAGGGCCTGACCGAGGCGATCCGCCACCGCGAGACGCGCAAGATCTACTGGGCGCTCGTGGCCGGTGTGCCCACGCCTTACCTTGGCGAAATCAAGTACGGGCTGGTCAAGGCGCCGGGTCACGGCAGGGGCGGCGAGGGCGAGAAGATGCGCGCCATCCATCCCGCCGAGATCGAAACCACCCCCGGGGCCAAGCGCGCCCATACGCTTTATGCCACGCTCTACCGCGTCGCCAGCCGCGCCGCATGGGTCGCGATGGAGCCGGTGACCGGCCGCACGCACCAGCTGCGCGCCCATATGGCAGAGATCGGCCATCCGATCATCGGTGACGGCAAGTACGGCGGATCGGGGCAGGAAAACCTTGGCGACGGCTGGGGTGCACAGCTGGGCGGGGTGATCTCGCGCAAGCTGCACCTGCACGCCCGCACCATGGCCTTCCTGCACCCGGTGACCCGCAAGCCGGTGACGATCCACGCCCCCTTGCCGCAGCACATGGCCGACAGCTGGCAGACGCTGGGCTGGGAAGAGGATTATGCCGACGAAGATCCTTTCGAGAAGCTGAGATGA
- the crcB gene encoding fluoride efflux transporter CrcB translates to MTPVLQVAIGGALGASARYMTGIAMARLLGKGFPWGTLTVNVVGSFAMGALVVLLAHLGGNRWAPFLMTGVLGGFTTFSAFSLDVVTLYERGQTGAAAGYVAVSVLASIAALFAGMSLARGLT, encoded by the coding sequence ATGACACCCGTCCTGCAAGTCGCAATCGGAGGCGCGCTCGGCGCCTCGGCCCGGTACATGACCGGGATCGCGATGGCGCGCCTGCTGGGCAAGGGCTTTCCATGGGGCACGCTGACGGTGAACGTCGTCGGGTCCTTCGCCATGGGCGCGCTCGTCGTGCTGCTGGCGCATCTCGGCGGCAACCGCTGGGCGCCTTTTCTGATGACCGGCGTGCTGGGGGGCTTCACCACCTTCTCGGCCTTCTCGCTGGACGTGGTCACGCTTTACGAACGCGGCCAGACCGGCGCCGCGGCGGGCTACGTCGCGGTTTCGGTCCTGGCCTCCATCGCCGCATTATTCGCAGGCATGAGCCTTGCAAGGGGACTGACATGA
- a CDS encoding replication-associated recombination protein A, with the protein MADLFDTGDPAPAPASGKAAPRPLADRLRPQALSEVIGQQQVLGPDAPLGVMLASGSLGSIVFWGPPGVGKTTIARLLADATDLHFVQISAIFSGVPELRKVFEAARMRRANGQGTLLFVDEIHRFNKAQQDSFLPHMEDGTILLVGATTENPSFELNAAVLSRAQVLVLERLSEADLERLVQRAEQELDRPLPLDEGARAALLEMADGDGRALLNLVEQVMSWRVTDPLDTAALRTRLMKRAAQYDKSGDGHYNLISALHKSVRGSDPDAALYWFARMLEAGEDPRFLARRITRMAVEDIGLADPQAQTHCLDAWNTFERLGSPEGELALAQALVYIALAPKSNAVYVAYKAARAAAKKTGSLRPPKHILNAPTRLMKDQGYGAGYAYDHDAEDGFSGQDYFPEEMRREAFYDPVDRGFERDMRKRVDYFARLRAQRQKT; encoded by the coding sequence TTGGCGGATCTCTTCGACACCGGCGATCCCGCCCCGGCACCCGCGAGTGGCAAGGCCGCACCACGCCCACTGGCGGACCGCCTGCGCCCGCAGGCCTTGTCCGAGGTCATCGGCCAACAACAGGTTCTGGGACCGGATGCGCCACTCGGCGTGATGCTGGCCTCGGGCTCTCTGGGCTCCATCGTCTTCTGGGGCCCGCCGGGCGTCGGCAAGACCACCATCGCGCGGCTGCTGGCGGATGCCACCGACCTGCATTTCGTCCAGATCAGCGCGATCTTCTCCGGTGTGCCGGAACTGCGCAAGGTCTTCGAGGCGGCCAGGATGCGCCGCGCGAACGGGCAGGGGACGCTGCTTTTCGTCGACGAGATCCACCGGTTCAACAAGGCGCAGCAGGACAGCTTCCTGCCGCATATGGAGGACGGAACGATCCTGCTGGTGGGCGCCACCACGGAAAACCCCTCGTTCGAACTGAACGCCGCCGTGCTGTCGCGCGCGCAGGTGCTGGTTCTGGAACGCCTCTCCGAGGCCGACCTCGAACGCCTCGTCCAGCGCGCCGAGCAGGAGCTGGATCGCCCGCTTCCGCTGGATGAGGGCGCCCGCGCGGCGCTGCTGGAAATGGCCGATGGCGACGGGCGCGCGCTTCTGAACCTCGTGGAGCAGGTGATGTCGTGGCGGGTCACCGACCCGCTCGACACCGCCGCCCTGCGCACCCGGCTGATGAAGCGCGCGGCGCAATACGACAAATCCGGTGACGGGCACTACAACCTGATCTCGGCGCTGCACAAATCGGTGCGCGGCTCCGACCCGGACGCGGCGCTTTACTGGTTCGCGCGCATGCTCGAAGCCGGTGAAGACCCGCGCTTCCTCGCCCGCCGCATCACCCGCATGGCGGTCGAGGACATCGGCCTCGCCGACCCACAGGCGCAGACCCACTGCCTCGACGCGTGGAACACCTTCGAGCGGCTCGGCTCCCCCGAGGGCGAACTGGCGCTGGCGCAGGCGCTAGTCTACATCGCCCTCGCGCCGAAATCGAACGCCGTCTACGTCGCCTACAAGGCCGCCCGGGCTGCGGCGAAAAAGACCGGCTCCCTGCGCCCGCCGAAACACATCCTGAACGCGCCCACCCGGCTGATGAAGGATCAGGGCTACGGCGCGGGCTATGCTTACGACCACGACGCCGAAGACGGCTTCTCCGGGCAGGACTACTTCCCAGAAGAAATGCGGCGCGAGGCCTTCTACGACCCGGTCGACCGTGGCTTCGAACGGGACATGCGCAAACGTGTCGACTACTTCGCCAGACTGCGCGCCCAGCGACAAAAGACCTGA
- a CDS encoding trypsin-like peptidase domain-containing protein has protein sequence MRILTACLLVLLALPAAAETRVPQSQAEVQLSFVPLVKEAAPAVVNIYASRVVQTRSPFADDPFFNNFFNEFQSRPRVQNSLGSGVILSADGIVVSNYHVVGQATEIRVVLNDRREYAAEVLLGDEESDLAILKLEDATDMPFLPLRDSDTVEVGELVLAIGNPFGVGQTVTSGIVSGLARSGTATGNARGYFIQTDAAINPGNSGGALLDVTGHLVGVNTSILTRSGGSNGIGFAIPSALVAQFVDQAKAGETRFQRPWAGLTGQPVDADLSGSLGLRLPGGVVIADLHPESPFAKAGLQVGDVVLAVDGQPVNTPPEMLFRMSIRGLGHMARVTYASGGEEREAEVAMIAPPEVPARAAINLGKDAVLPGLALSRVNPAVAADYGLPMDAEGVLVTDPGPWGARAGLREGDILRSINGTAIEAPADVDRALRRAAPRVAIEAERGRRRLLLRFRV, from the coding sequence ATGCGCATTCTGACGGCCTGCCTGCTTGTCCTGCTTGCCCTGCCCGCCGCGGCAGAGACCCGCGTGCCGCAATCGCAGGCCGAGGTGCAGCTGAGTTTCGTGCCGCTGGTGAAAGAGGCGGCGCCCGCCGTCGTCAACATCTACGCCAGCCGGGTGGTGCAGACCCGCAGCCCCTTTGCGGACGATCCCTTCTTCAACAACTTCTTCAACGAGTTCCAGTCCCGGCCCCGGGTGCAGAACTCTCTGGGGTCCGGGGTGATCCTGTCCGCCGACGGGATCGTGGTCTCCAACTACCACGTGGTCGGTCAGGCGACCGAGATCCGCGTGGTGCTGAACGACCGGCGCGAATACGCGGCAGAGGTGCTGCTGGGCGACGAGGAATCGGACCTTGCGATCCTGAAGCTCGAGGACGCCACTGACATGCCCTTCCTGCCGCTGCGCGACAGCGATACCGTCGAGGTGGGTGAACTGGTGCTTGCCATCGGCAACCCCTTCGGCGTCGGGCAGACCGTGACCTCGGGGATTGTGTCGGGGCTGGCGCGGTCGGGCACGGCGACAGGCAATGCGCGCGGCTACTTCATCCAGACCGACGCGGCGATCAATCCCGGCAACTCGGGTGGCGCGCTGCTGGACGTGACGGGGCACCTTGTGGGGGTGAACACCTCGATCCTGACCCGCTCGGGAGGCTCGAACGGCATCGGCTTCGCCATCCCCTCGGCGCTGGTCGCGCAGTTCGTGGACCAGGCCAAGGCCGGAGAGACCCGCTTTCAGCGCCCCTGGGCCGGGCTGACCGGCCAGCCGGTGGACGCCGATCTGTCGGGCAGCCTTGGCCTGCGCCTGCCCGGCGGCGTGGTCATCGCCGATCTGCACCCGGAAAGCCCCTTCGCCAAGGCCGGTCTGCAGGTAGGCGACGTGGTGCTGGCGGTGGATGGCCAGCCGGTGAACACGCCGCCAGAGATGCTGTTTCGCATGTCGATCCGGGGCCTGGGCCATATGGCGCGCGTCACCTATGCCTCGGGCGGCGAGGAGCGCGAGGCCGAGGTGGCCATGATCGCCCCTCCAGAGGTTCCGGCCCGCGCCGCCATCAACCTGGGCAAGGACGCGGTGCTGCCGGGACTGGCGCTGTCCCGGGTGAACCCGGCGGTGGCGGCGGACTACGGCCTGCCGATGGATGCCGAGGGCGTGCTTGTCACCGATCCCGGCCCCTGGGGCGCCCGCGCGGGCCTGCGCGAAGGGGACATCCTGCGCAGCATCAACGGCACCGCGATCGAGGCACCCGCCGATGTCGACCGCGCCCTGCGCCGCGCAGCCCCCCGTGTCGCCATAGAGGCAGAGCGCGGCCGTCGCCGCCTGCTGCTGCGCTTCCGGGTCTGA
- a CDS encoding host attachment family protein — MVELKQGTWVVVTDSEKALFLRNLTDHDDPNLDVFDEEEQENPSDREQSANRPGRMNDTGVQQRSALDDTDWHELAKERFAADLADHLYAEAHKGAFDRLVLVASPKVLGDLREALHKEVSDKIIAEVPKTLTNHPVAKIESLVKKELDAA; from the coding sequence ATGGTGGAACTGAAGCAGGGAACCTGGGTGGTGGTGACGGACAGCGAAAAGGCGCTGTTCTTGCGCAACCTGACCGATCACGACGATCCCAACCTCGACGTTTTCGACGAAGAGGAGCAGGAGAACCCCTCGGACCGCGAGCAGTCGGCCAACCGGCCCGGACGCATGAACGACACCGGCGTGCAGCAGCGGTCTGCCCTGGACGACACCGACTGGCATGAGCTGGCGAAAGAGCGCTTTGCGGCGGATCTTGCCGACCACCTCTATGCCGAAGCGCACAAGGGGGCGTTCGACCGGCTGGTGCTGGTGGCCTCGCCCAAGGTTTTGGGCGATCTGCGCGAGGCGCTGCACAAGGAGGTCTCTGACAAGATCATCGCCGAGGTGCCGAAGACGCTGACCAACCATCCGGTCGCCAAGATCGAAAGCCTCGTGAAAAAGGAGCTGGATGCGGCGTGA
- a CDS encoding DUF4174 domain-containing protein — MSDDGLFRELDADGGALEALQWRSRPVLVFTDDPANAAYRAQLAMLRETRSGLEERDIIVFRDTGPGGSLRARLQVEAFTLVLIGKDGGVKLRADHPVAPESLFSTIDRMPMRQREMSGE, encoded by the coding sequence ATGTCTGACGATGGCCTGTTTCGCGAACTGGATGCGGACGGCGGCGCATTGGAGGCGCTGCAATGGCGGTCGCGCCCGGTGCTGGTCTTTACAGATGACCCGGCAAATGCCGCCTACCGCGCACAGCTTGCCATGCTTCGAGAAACCCGGTCCGGGCTGGAAGAGCGCGACATCATCGTGTTCCGCGATACCGGCCCCGGCGGGTCGCTGCGCGCGCGGTTGCAGGTCGAAGCCTTCACCCTTGTCCTGATCGGCAAGGACGGTGGTGTAAAACTGCGCGCCGACCACCCGGTCGCGCCCGAGAGCCTTTTCAGCACCATCGACCGCATGCCGATGCGGCAACGAGAGATGTCGGGCGAGTAG